In Polaribacter pacificus, the genomic window ACAGGTTCCCCCTAGTGTTGCGTATTTTTCAATGATTGCTACTTTTTTTCCTAACTGAGAAGCTCTGATTGCGGCAATATATCCACCAGGACCAGAACCAATAACGACGATATCGTATTTCATGATATTATATATTTGAGTATGTCTTTAATACGCTAATAAAGCATGCATTTTGCATACATTTTTTCTATGACAAAAATAAAACAATATTGTTGAAAAACCGAAGAATAGCAGATAATTACTATCTTTAATTTTTTAAAATACTGAACATATGAAAATTTTAAAACGAATTGGTTGGGTTTTGCTAATTGCTTTGGTGATTGCGCAATTTTTTGGCCCAGAGAAAAACGAAGGTGATTTAACCTCTATTAGTGTATTGATTGCAGAAACAAATCCTTCTGCTGAGGTGCATACAATTTTAAAAGAATCTTGTTTTGATTGTCACTCAGACAAAACTCGATATCCTTGGTATAATAGTATAACTCCTTTAAATTATTGGTTAGCTGATCATGTAAAGGTTGGAAAGAAGAAACTAAATTTTTCAAAATGGGGTGACTATACTTTAAAGAGAAAAGAGCATAAACTAGAAGAAGTTTATGAGCTTGTAGAAGAAGGAGAAATGCCTTTAGACTCTTATACATGGACACATACTGAGGCCAGATTATCACAAGCTCAAATTGATGCTGTGGTTAACTGGGCAAAAGAAGCACAAGCCAAGTACAAGCAACAAATGCAGGCTGAGTAAATTGAGCAAACCAACTGTTTTTATTATTGGATATGTTTGGGTAGAGCCTAATTCTTCTGCAGCTGGAAGCAGAATGCTGCAATTGATTGAATTGTTTACTCAATTAAATTATAAGGTAATCTTTGGCTCGCCGGCTCAAAAGACAACACAAAAACAGGATCTAACTCTTTTAAATGTAGAGGAAGTTTCGATTGTTTTAAACCATTCTAGCTTTGATGCCTACATTAAAGAACTGCAACCTCAGATTGTTCTTTTTGATCGATTTATGATGGAAGAGCAGTTTGGCTGGCGTGTCTTTGAGAACAGCCCAAATTCATTGCGAATTTTAGACACAGAAGATCTGCATTGTTTGCGAAAAACAAGGACAGAAGCTGTTAAGAAGGGGCTAGCATTTACGACTGATTTGTTGTTGCAATCAGAGTTGGCTAAGAGAGAAATTGCCACAATTTTACGCTGTGATTTGAGCCTGATTATTTCAAGTTTTGAAATGGATCTTTTACAATCAGTTTTTAAAATTGATCCTTCAATACTCTATCAGTTACCTTTTTTATTTCCAACTATAACAGAAGAAGATCAACTGAAGTGGCCTTCTTTTGAAGAGCGAAAACAGTTTGTGTTTATTGGTAATTTTTTGCATGCACCAAATGTTGATGCCGTTTTAGTTTTAAAAAGCCAGATTTGGAGCAAGATAAAAAGACAGCTCCCAGAAGCTGAGTTGCATATCTACGGCGCATATACCACACAGCAAATACAACAACTACATAACAAAAAAGAAGGTTTTATAATTAAAGGCCATGCTCCAGTAGCTATAGAAGTAGTTGGCCAAGCAAGGGTTCTTTTAGCTCCCTTGCGATTTGGAGCAGGTATTAAGGGAAAACTTACCGAAGCCATGATTTGTGGTACGCCAAGTGTTACGACTAGTATTGGAGCAGAAGGAATGTCTGCTGGTTTAGCTTGGAGTGGTGTTGTAGAAGATAATTTTGATTTGTTTGCCAAAGAGGCTGTAAAATTGTATACGAATAAAAATAGCTGGCAAATTTCACAAAAAAATGGAGTGAAAATTATTAACCAATATTACACAAAAGAATCATTGACAGCCTTATTTTCGGATCATTTAGATTCGCTTTTTCAAAATTTAGAAAGCCATAGAATCCAAAATTTCTTAGGAAACCTCTTGCAACATCATAGCTTAAAAAGCGCTAAATACATGAGTAAGTGGATAGAGGAAAAAAACAAATTATAGTGAAAACTTTACTCCGATAAAACCACTACCGATAAAACTAGTCTTAGAATTGTATAGTGCTTTTAAATCTGGTCTTTCTCCAACTTGATATACATAACTTACTTTTAAACGATCGGTAATGCTATAAGCAACTTCTCCGTTAAGGTTTGCGCTAAAGCCATCATAGGCAGATCCTCTTTTTAAATTTCCGTAATCTACAGAAATTCCTAAATCAAAATTTCTAAACACATCGTGTATGTTGTAGCCAATTCCAGCTCCGTATCTTTGGTAGTTTCCACCAATTAAATCTGCATACTCAATAACAGGGTAGGCAAATAAAGTACTTGACATGTATTCTTTGATTGGGAACTCTGCTTTTACTAAAATGTTAAAGGTGATGGCATCGTTTCCTTTATCATCTCCAATAAGTAAAAGTTTTGCATCGTGATGCACGGTTATGTTGATCTTTGACTGACTGTAACTGTATGAACAGCTTAATAACACTACTAAAAGTAAAAATATTTTTTTCATAGATAGGGGGGTTAATGAAAAAATTAATAATATGTAATCTGGGATAAATGTATTGTATTCTTTTGACTAAATCAAAACTAAATCAAGAAAAACGACTTAAAAAATCAATATTTAAGCAGTATGCTTAGCTTTTTAGGTCTACCGAGTAATTTAACCTGCTCAAAATTAACCAAATATTAAGATTACTGTTACTTTATAGGGAGTGTATAATTTAACGGGAGTGCATCGGCAAATTGTTCAAAAGCCCAGTAGCCTTCATAAAATACATCTAGAGGGTTTATAATTTCTCCACTCGGGTCTAAAATAGCCTTCTTTACTAGCATAGTCATTTCTGAGGTTTGTACATTTAAAGGTTCTCTTTTCTTTCCAAAAAGACCCATTATGTAATTTTTTTCCTCAGCCTCTTTGGTGTAAATGATCGATAAATAGTTATCGAATGAAAGAATCATGTTGTTGCCTTCTTTCTGTCTAATATCATTTAGAGGTACTCCTTGTTTGTATAAGTAGTTTTTGTGTTTTGGTAAAGAAACTTTTTGCAACACTACCATTGCAGAGTCTATCATTGTCTCAGGCTCCGTTTTAAAACGATAGTCAAAAGTATTGATATTAGAGAGTTTAATAAGCTCTCTAGCTTTGGCAATTTCTTGATCTGTGGGTCTTTCTGGGTTTAGCTCACGTCTAAACTGATTGATGTTGTAGCCTTCTTCTTTGGTGTTTCCAGCAATAAGACTTCTAACAAAATGCATTTTAGAACCCAAATATGCCTTTTTTCTATTTTCATCCCACTTTCTTTGCTTTCTTTTGCTGCCTTTTAGGTTTTCATATTTGGTGTAACCATAATAGTTAACTGTATGAAGCCCTAAAGAAAAGTGTACTAGATCAAAAGTGATTAAATAACCAAGACCTTTATTTTTAATTTTAAGAGGTTCTCTGGCCACTGCAGTTAGCGTATTGGTTTTTTGATCAAACTCAAAATGAAGTGTTTTTGGGTTCATGAGTTCACAATCCGCAGCAATTAGAGTTCTTCCTAGGAAATTTTCAGTAAACTGATTTAGGTTAAATCTCCAGGTATCATCATATTTTGTTTTTGTGATAACAACCTCATTTAATACATTGTCTGATTCTTCGAGTTTAAAAAGCAAAGTTTCTTTGTAGGAGCTTGTCACTAGGCTGTATTGAATCGTCTTAAAACCCAAATAGGATACGATAAGATCATAACTTCCATCATCGACAGTAAAATAAAACTCACCTTCAGTGTTTGTTGAAACTCCAACAGTGGTGTTGTTTAAATAAACAGAGGCACCTTCTAATGGTGTGTTTTCTTTATCTACAATTTTACCAGAGATTCTGGTTTGTGCATAGCTAATGATCGATATAAAAAACAAGGAAATAAAAAGTGCTTTTCTCATGAGTTATTTTTTTCTAAATGTATACACAATCTTTCATTTTGCAAAAACAACCGTTATGTCTTAACATAAACTTGTGATTTAGAGTAAACCAGCTCTTTTAAGCAAAGCATCAGGCTTAGGCTCTTTCCCTCTAAAACGCTTGTAGAGCTCCATGGGTTTTTCTGTACCTCCCTTAGATAAAATATGCTCTTTAAATTTCTGAGCGACTTCTTTGTTAAAAATACCTTTTTCTATAAAATACTCAAATGCGTCTGCGTCCAAAACTTCTGCCCATTTATAAGAGTAGTATCCTGCCGAATATCCTCCTTGGAAAATATGAGAAAAAGCTGTGCTCATACAATTCTCTGCTACATCAGGATATAATTGAGTTTCTGCAAAAGCGCTATTTTCTAATGCTTTTACACTGGTTATATTTGATGGGTCTTCACTGTGCCATTTCATATCAAGAAGTCCAAAACTCAATTGTCTTAGTGTTTGCATGCCTTCATGAAAACTTGCAGATTCTTTTATCTTTTTAACATAATTCATCGGTATTAACTCACCGGTTTTATAGTGTTTAGCAAACAGAGAAAGTGCCTCTTTTTCATAGCACCAGTTTTCTAAAACCTGACTTGGTAACTCTACAAAATCCCAAGGGACTGAGGTACCAGACAAACTTGTATAGCTTGTGTTTGCAAGCATTCCGTGCAAGGCATGACCAAATTCATGAAATAAGGTGGTAACCTCATTAAAGGTTAGCAATGATGGTTTGGTATCTGTAGGCTTGGTAAAATTACAAACGATTGACACATGAGGCCTTTCATTGATTCCATTTTTAATGTATTGTGACTTGTATGAGGTCATCCAAGCCCCATTTCTCTTCCCTCTTCTGGGATGAAAATCTGCATAAAAAATAGCAACAAGCTCATTTTTAGTATCTGTAACCCTATATGTTTTAACATCAGGGTGGTATTTGTCGATGTCAAAGACTTCTTCAAAAACCAAATCATATAATTTATGTGCAATGGTAAAGACACCATCTATCACATTCTCTAATTGGAAATAAGGTTTTAAAAGTTCTTGATCTAAATCAAAAAGTTCTTTTTTAAGTTTTTCAGAATAGTAAGCTCCATCCCATTTTTCTAGCTGATGGATACCATCCAATTTGTTTGCATACTCCTGTAAGTCATCAAACTCTTTTTGGGCAGCTGGCTTTGCTTTGGCCAATAAATCATTCGAAAATGAAAAAACCTTTTCTGGCGTTTCTGCCATACGTTCTTCTAATACAAAATGAGCATGACTTTGGTAGCCTAATAAATTGGCTCTTTGCTGTCTTAGTTTTACAAGCTCTAAAACAATTTTTTCATTATTGTATTCGTTTGCTTGAAAACCTTTTTTTCCGGCAGCAATAGCCATTTTTTTTCGTAGCTCTCTATTATCCGCATAGGTTAAAAAGGGAATATAGCTAGGGTAATCTAAGGTAAAAATCCAACCTTCTTTTTTTTCTTGGGCGGCTAACTGAGCTGCGGCTTCTTTAACACTGTCAGGAAGGCCTGCTAAATCTTCTTCATTGGTAAGCTGCAATTCAAAAGCATTGGTTTCTGCTAAAACATTTTCACCAAACTGTAAAGAAAGCTGAGACAGGCTTGCGTCAATTTTGCGAAGGCCTATTTTATCTTCTTCATTTAAATTGGCACCGTTTCTTGCAAATCCTTTGTATTGTTTTTCTAAAAGCGTTTGTTGTTCTGGGGTTAGTTGTAGGTTTTTGCGATCATCATATACTGTTTTAACACGTTTAAACAAATCGGCATTTAGCATAATATCATTGCTAAATTCACTAAGCCAAGGGGCTATTTCTTTTGCAATTTTTTGAATCTCGTCAGAGGTTTCTGCAGCGTTGAGATTAAAAAAAATACTGCTAATCCTTTGTAGTTTTTCTCCAGAAAAATCTAGGGCAACTGTTGTGTTTTCAAAGCTAGGAGCCTCTGGGTTTTGAACAATTAGATCAATTTCATTTTTAGCCATTTTGATGGCTTCCTTAATTGCAGGTTTAAAATGAGTAGGGTTTATTTTAGAAAAGGGAGCCGTATTAAAATCTTGCAATAATGGATTCATTTTTCAATGGGTGCTTTTGAAAATTAATATATAAGGATGCTTTTGTACCCTAAGTTTGGGTACAATTTTCTACATTTTTATTTTTTTACTTTGGCAGAAGCTTGCTCTACTTTTAGCTTTAAGCCTTCTTTGTAGGCTATAATTTTATCTAAGACACATTTATCAGATGCCCCAATAATTTGAGCTGCTAAAATCCCTGCGTTTTTTGCTCCATCTAAAGCTACGGTTGCAACAGGAACACCACCAGGCATTTGTAATATTGATAAGATAGAATCCCATCCATCTATAGAGTTTCTGCTTTTTACAGGGACACCGATAATAGGTAATGGGCTCATAGATGCAACCATTCCTGGTAAATGAGCAGCGCCTCCTGCACCAGCAATAATTACTTTGATCCCGCGTAGATGAGCGTTTTTTGAATACTCAACTAATTTTTCTGGAGTTCTGTGTGCAGAAACGATATCGACTTCTATTTGAATGTCAAAACTTTCTAAGATATCGATAGCCTCTTGCATGATTGGAAGATCTGAATCACTTCCCATAATTATTCCTACCATAAGTGTATTTTTTATTTTTAATTCAAACTCAATTACTAAATGACTTTTAAAATTATTCGTTGCTAATCACTCTAATTGTTTCTTTTACTTGTTGAGCAATCGCTCTGGCTTTGCTGATGTCTTTGTTGACAACAGTCACATGCCCCATTTTTCGAAATGGTTTGGTTATTTTTTTTCCATAGATATGAGGTGTTACCCCTTCGATCTTTAGTATGCTTTCTATATTTTTATAACAAACATTGCCAGTATATCCTTCTTCTCCTACCAAATTAACCATGATGCCTGCAAGTTTGCTGTCTGTATTGCCCAATGGTAAATTTAACACTGTTCTCAAGTGTTGTTCAAACTGATTGGTATAACTAGCTTCAATAGAATAATGCCCAGAATTATGTGTTCTCGGAGCAATTTCATTGACTAAAATTCTATCATCACTGGTCTGAAACATTTCTACTGCCAACAAACCTACATGTTTAAAGGCTTCTGCAACTTTTAAAGCAGTTTCTCGCGCCAGTAAAGCAACTTTCTCATCAATTCTTGCTGGACAAATAACGTATTCGACTTGATTGGCTTCTGGATGAAATTCCATTTCTACAACAGGGTAGGTTTTAACATCGCCGTCCATGTTTCTAGCCACAATAACCGCCAATTCATTTTTAAAAGGAATTAACTGCTCAACAATACAATCTGTATCTTCTAGTTGTTGAATATCTCCTTGTGTTTTTACAATTTTCACTCCAGTTCCATCATAGCCAAACTGTGCAGATTTCCAAACAAAAGGCAATTGAAAAAGTTCCTGTTCAAAGGCATTTACTAAGCTGTCTTTTGATTCAAATCGATGATGTGGTGAGGTAGGTATGTTGTGGTTTACAAAAAAGTCTTTTTGTCTCCCTTTGTGCTGGATAGTTTCTATAACCTTAGGCTGTGGGTAAATTTTAAGTCCTTCTTCTTCTAACTTATAAAGAGCAGCAATATTAACATGCTCAATTTCTATGGTCAACACGTCAACGCGTTTCCCAAAGTTGTAGACATCGTCAAAATTCATCAAATCTCCAAGATGAAATTCTTCACAAATATGAGCACAAGGTGCCTCTGGAGAGCTGTCTAAAATAGCTGTATAAATGTCAAACTTTTGTGTTTCGGCTAAGAGCATTCTGCCTAATTGGCCACCGCCTAAAACACCTAA contains:
- a CDS encoding heme-binding domain-containing protein codes for the protein MKILKRIGWVLLIALVIAQFFGPEKNEGDLTSISVLIAETNPSAEVHTILKESCFDCHSDKTRYPWYNSITPLNYWLADHVKVGKKKLNFSKWGDYTLKRKEHKLEEVYELVEEGEMPLDSYTWTHTEARLSQAQIDAVVNWAKEAQAKYKQQMQAE
- a CDS encoding glycosyltransferase, with the translated sequence MSKPTVFIIGYVWVEPNSSAAGSRMLQLIELFTQLNYKVIFGSPAQKTTQKQDLTLLNVEEVSIVLNHSSFDAYIKELQPQIVLFDRFMMEEQFGWRVFENSPNSLRILDTEDLHCLRKTRTEAVKKGLAFTTDLLLQSELAKREIATILRCDLSLIISSFEMDLLQSVFKIDPSILYQLPFLFPTITEEDQLKWPSFEERKQFVFIGNFLHAPNVDAVLVLKSQIWSKIKRQLPEAELHIYGAYTTQQIQQLHNKKEGFIIKGHAPVAIEVVGQARVLLAPLRFGAGIKGKLTEAMICGTPSVTTSIGAEGMSAGLAWSGVVEDNFDLFAKEAVKLYTNKNSWQISQKNGVKIINQYYTKESLTALFSDHLDSLFQNLESHRIQNFLGNLLQHHSLKSAKYMSKWIEEKNKL
- a CDS encoding carboxypeptidase-like regulatory domain-containing protein encodes the protein MRKALFISLFFISIISYAQTRISGKIVDKENTPLEGASVYLNNTTVGVSTNTEGEFYFTVDDGSYDLIVSYLGFKTIQYSLVTSSYKETLLFKLEESDNVLNEVVITKTKYDDTWRFNLNQFTENFLGRTLIAADCELMNPKTLHFEFDQKTNTLTAVAREPLKIKNKGLGYLITFDLVHFSLGLHTVNYYGYTKYENLKGSKRKQRKWDENRKKAYLGSKMHFVRSLIAGNTKEEGYNINQFRRELNPERPTDQEIAKARELIKLSNINTFDYRFKTEPETMIDSAMVVLQKVSLPKHKNYLYKQGVPLNDIRQKEGNNMILSFDNYLSIIYTKEAEEKNYIMGLFGKKREPLNVQTSEMTMLVKKAILDPSGEIINPLDVFYEGYWAFEQFADALPLNYTLPIK
- a CDS encoding M3 family metallopeptidase; its protein translation is MNPLLQDFNTAPFSKINPTHFKPAIKEAIKMAKNEIDLIVQNPEAPSFENTTVALDFSGEKLQRISSIFFNLNAAETSDEIQKIAKEIAPWLSEFSNDIMLNADLFKRVKTVYDDRKNLQLTPEQQTLLEKQYKGFARNGANLNEEDKIGLRKIDASLSQLSLQFGENVLAETNAFELQLTNEEDLAGLPDSVKEAAAQLAAQEKKEGWIFTLDYPSYIPFLTYADNRELRKKMAIAAGKKGFQANEYNNEKIVLELVKLRQQRANLLGYQSHAHFVLEERMAETPEKVFSFSNDLLAKAKPAAQKEFDDLQEYANKLDGIHQLEKWDGAYYSEKLKKELFDLDQELLKPYFQLENVIDGVFTIAHKLYDLVFEEVFDIDKYHPDVKTYRVTDTKNELVAIFYADFHPRRGKRNGAWMTSYKSQYIKNGINERPHVSIVCNFTKPTDTKPSLLTFNEVTTLFHEFGHALHGMLANTSYTSLSGTSVPWDFVELPSQVLENWCYEKEALSLFAKHYKTGELIPMNYVKKIKESASFHEGMQTLRQLSFGLLDMKWHSEDPSNITSVKALENSAFAETQLYPDVAENCMSTAFSHIFQGGYSAGYYSYKWAEVLDADAFEYFIEKGIFNKEVAQKFKEHILSKGGTEKPMELYKRFRGKEPKPDALLKRAGLL
- the purE gene encoding 5-(carboxyamino)imidazole ribonucleotide mutase; protein product: MVGIIMGSDSDLPIMQEAIDILESFDIQIEVDIVSAHRTPEKLVEYSKNAHLRGIKVIIAGAGGAAHLPGMVASMSPLPIIGVPVKSRNSIDGWDSILSILQMPGGVPVATVALDGAKNAGILAAQIIGASDKCVLDKIIAYKEGLKLKVEQASAKVKK
- a CDS encoding 5-(carboxyamino)imidazole ribonucleotide synthase; translated protein: MTNYFSSDFKLGVLGGGQLGRMLLAETQKFDIYTAILDSSPEAPCAHICEEFHLGDLMNFDDVYNFGKRVDVLTIEIEHVNIAALYKLEEEGLKIYPQPKVIETIQHKGRQKDFFVNHNIPTSPHHRFESKDSLVNAFEQELFQLPFVWKSAQFGYDGTGVKIVKTQGDIQQLEDTDCIVEQLIPFKNELAVIVARNMDGDVKTYPVVEMEFHPEANQVEYVICPARIDEKVALLARETALKVAEAFKHVGLLAVEMFQTSDDRILVNEIAPRTHNSGHYSIEASYTNQFEQHLRTVLNLPLGNTDSKLAGIMVNLVGEEGYTGNVCYKNIESILKIEGVTPHIYGKKITKPFRKMGHVTVVNKDISKARAIAQQVKETIRVISNE